The following proteins are encoded in a genomic region of Sorangiineae bacterium MSr12523:
- a CDS encoding HEAT repeat domain-containing protein has translation MGLTSLLLLTANVHVSPAQDLAAARREITKADDFRVRLGAALVIGRTKPPDGRQLLEKALSDPHPAVRAAAAAALGSYGDAAAIPALEQHLETEGAASVRTQLEGSLATLRGGGGGGKAAKGSAKYVLQLGSMRNASGVGGSRGDQLGQVLRSAARERAASVPGAFLAPDPQTAARRASEQHVPVLVIDGTLVRMTQQTQANGTVGFSAQVDFSVRKVPEHSLRASLTGNAMSIGTARSLVNEQRVFALQDQAVDGAVESAMRNADRGFSQALQ, from the coding sequence GTGGGACTCACGTCCTTGCTGCTGCTGACCGCGAATGTACACGTGTCGCCTGCCCAGGACCTGGCGGCTGCGCGCCGTGAGATCACGAAGGCGGACGACTTTCGTGTGCGACTCGGCGCGGCTCTCGTCATTGGTCGTACCAAGCCACCGGACGGACGTCAGCTCCTCGAGAAGGCGCTGTCCGATCCACATCCCGCGGTAAGGGCCGCTGCAGCGGCTGCGCTGGGATCGTACGGCGACGCGGCGGCCATTCCGGCGCTCGAGCAACATCTCGAGACGGAGGGGGCCGCCAGCGTGCGCACGCAGCTCGAAGGGTCGCTGGCCACCTTGCGCGGCGGCGGTGGCGGCGGCAAAGCTGCGAAGGGCAGCGCCAAGTACGTGTTGCAACTCGGCTCCATGCGCAATGCCTCCGGCGTGGGAGGTTCGCGTGGCGATCAACTCGGGCAGGTGCTTCGCTCGGCCGCCCGCGAACGCGCCGCCAGTGTGCCGGGCGCGTTCCTGGCGCCGGATCCGCAGACGGCCGCCCGCCGCGCGAGCGAGCAGCACGTGCCGGTGCTCGTCATCGACGGCACGCTCGTGCGCATGACGCAGCAGACGCAGGCCAACGGCACCGTGGGATTCTCCGCGCAGGTCGACTTCAGCGTGCGCAAAGTGCCCGAGCATTCGCTCCGCGCATCGCTCACCGGCAACGCCATGAGCATCGGCACCGCCCGCTCGCTGGTCAACGAACAGCGCGTCTTCGCGCTTCAAGATCAAGCCGTCGACGGCGCCGTGGAAAGTGCCATGCGCAACGCCGATCGCGGGTTTTCGCAAGCCCTGCAGTAG
- the mdh gene encoding malate dehydrogenase, translating into MPTRKKIGLIGAGNIGGELARLVANKELGDVVLFDIPAKENFAKGKALDLEQNGAVLGYDSHIKGSSNWDDLKGADVLIITAGVPRKPGQSRDDLVAINLPIIRDVASNAKRVCPDAFVIVISNPLDAMVYEYKRVVGAPKEKVVGMAGVLDSARLQLFLAREAGVSVKDVRTTVLGGHGDDMVPVLGCCTINGLPVRQLIAKEKLDAIVDRTRKGGGEIVGLMGTSAYYAPATSAVAMAESYLLDQKRLLPSAVYLDGEYGYKDIFMGVPVIIGGKGVEKIVQVELTADEKAMLEKSAKSVQSVIDVVKKAS; encoded by the coding sequence ATGCCTACTCGCAAGAAAATCGGTCTGATTGGCGCGGGCAACATCGGTGGTGAGCTCGCGCGCCTCGTGGCGAACAAGGAGCTCGGGGACGTCGTTCTGTTCGACATCCCGGCCAAGGAAAACTTCGCCAAGGGCAAGGCGCTCGACCTCGAGCAAAACGGCGCAGTCCTCGGCTACGACTCGCACATCAAGGGCAGCTCGAACTGGGACGACCTGAAAGGTGCGGACGTTCTCATCATCACGGCAGGCGTTCCGCGCAAGCCGGGCCAGAGCCGCGATGACCTCGTGGCGATCAACCTGCCCATCATCCGCGACGTCGCCAGCAACGCGAAGCGCGTGTGTCCCGATGCCTTCGTCATCGTCATCTCCAACCCGCTCGACGCGATGGTCTACGAGTACAAGCGCGTCGTCGGCGCCCCGAAGGAGAAGGTCGTGGGCATGGCCGGCGTGCTCGACTCCGCGCGCCTGCAGCTCTTCTTGGCCCGCGAGGCTGGCGTCAGCGTGAAGGACGTGCGCACCACGGTGCTCGGCGGCCACGGCGACGACATGGTTCCGGTCCTCGGCTGCTGCACGATCAACGGACTTCCCGTGCGCCAGCTGATTGCCAAAGAGAAGCTCGACGCCATCGTCGATCGCACCCGCAAGGGCGGCGGCGAGATCGTCGGCCTCATGGGCACCAGCGCCTACTACGCGCCGGCCACGTCGGCGGTGGCGATGGCCGAGTCGTACCTCCTCGACCAAAAGCGCCTTCTGCCGAGCGCCGTCTACCTCGACGGCGAGTACGGCTACAAGGACATCTTCATGGGCGTCCCCGTCATCATCGGCGGCAAGGGCGTGGAGAAGATCGTCCAAGTCGAACTCACCGCGGACGAGAAGGCCATGCTCGAGAAGAGCGCCAAGAGCGTCCAAAGCGTGATCGACGTCGTGAAGAAGGCCAGCTAG
- the sucD gene encoding succinate--CoA ligase subunit alpha yields the protein MSILVGKQTRVLVQGITGGAGSFHAKQMIEYGTNVVAGCTPTRGGEKFEAKDHAGKTVQVPVFDTVAEAVAKTGADTSCIFVPPPGAADAIVEAFDAGCKLVVCITEGIPAIDMIKVRRFLEALQAERTATGGEIPRLIGPNCPGIITPEACKIGIMPGHIHKAGNIGVVSRSGTLTYEAVGQLTALGIGQSTCIGIGGDPVAGMDFVDVLTLFQADPDTHGVILIGEIGGGAEERAAEFIKTKMTKPVAAFIAGTTAPPGKRMGHAGAIIAGGKGTAAEKIRALEAAGAKVAPTPSDMAVTLQSMMK from the coding sequence ATGAGCATTCTGGTTGGCAAACAAACGCGCGTGCTCGTGCAAGGGATCACCGGTGGTGCGGGATCGTTTCACGCGAAGCAGATGATCGAATACGGCACCAACGTCGTCGCCGGGTGTACGCCGACGCGCGGTGGTGAGAAGTTCGAGGCGAAGGATCACGCGGGCAAAACCGTGCAGGTTCCCGTCTTCGACACCGTTGCCGAAGCCGTGGCGAAGACCGGCGCGGACACGAGCTGCATCTTCGTGCCGCCGCCCGGCGCCGCCGACGCGATCGTCGAGGCCTTCGATGCGGGCTGCAAGCTCGTGGTGTGCATCACCGAGGGCATCCCGGCCATCGACATGATCAAGGTGCGCCGCTTCCTCGAAGCGCTGCAGGCCGAGCGAACGGCGACCGGAGGGGAGATCCCGCGCCTCATCGGACCGAACTGCCCCGGCATCATCACGCCGGAGGCCTGCAAGATCGGCATCATGCCGGGCCACATTCACAAAGCCGGCAACATTGGCGTCGTCTCCCGCTCCGGCACGCTCACGTACGAGGCCGTCGGTCAGCTGACCGCGCTCGGCATCGGGCAATCGACGTGCATCGGCATCGGCGGCGATCCGGTTGCGGGCATGGACTTCGTGGACGTGCTCACACTCTTCCAGGCCGATCCGGATACGCACGGCGTCATCCTCATCGGTGAAATCGGCGGCGGCGCCGAGGAGCGCGCGGCCGAGTTCATCAAGACGAAAATGACCAAACCCGTCGCGGCGTTCATCGCCGGCACGACTGCCCCGCCGGGCAAGCGCATGGGCCATGCAGGCGCCATCATTGCCGGTGGCAAAGGTACGGCTGCCGAGAAGATCCGCGCCCTCGAAGCAGCAGGCGCCAAAGTCGCACCGACGCCGAGCGACATGGCCGTCACGCTGCAATCCATGATGAAGTGA
- a CDS encoding NAD(P)/FAD-dependent oxidoreductase: MADSWDAIVVGAGHNGLVSALLLARAGLKVRVLEDKGVVGGAARTEHPFKKAPNLGMSTGAYLLGLMPPELIQKLGVEMPVVRRDPHYFLPTEGKRYLLFGSNQAQTKEQFVSFFSEADWRANVAMQEEIAQIREDVAPTFLQEPLTIEETAEKYIRPKLRSVFVDLCRKPVNEYLARFQFKSDLVKAMYAVTDGFSGLTGSWDTPGTGMNFLVHNMCRLPGSEGTWMIVRGGMGTVTGRLAEAARKHGARIDVNAGVSKLILEGGVAKGVVLHDGTEVRAGVVVCNADPFRMRQLVGREALPGDYNTRLDEYGKKTGTTMKVNLALRGLPKFTCLPEDRGQYGATIHLLPSEDRVIESLRTGFADVQQGKLAEFPTIEWYIHTTVDPSLQDAEGNHNSALFVQWVPRELRGTTWEAEESRYVAHLLSICDRFAPGTSDLVVDTFPLHPQKIEQHFGITHGHIHHVDNSFGFADRLPYVTPIAGLYSCSAGCHPAGSVIGAAGHNAAMRVLGDLGRAAQ, encoded by the coding sequence ATGGCAGACTCTTGGGACGCAATCGTGGTGGGTGCCGGACACAACGGGCTCGTGTCCGCGCTTCTTTTGGCGCGCGCGGGGCTGAAGGTGCGGGTGCTGGAAGACAAAGGGGTGGTCGGCGGGGCAGCGCGCACGGAGCATCCCTTCAAGAAGGCGCCGAACCTGGGCATGTCGACGGGCGCCTACCTGCTCGGGCTCATGCCGCCCGAGTTGATTCAGAAGCTCGGCGTGGAGATGCCCGTCGTGCGGCGCGACCCGCATTACTTCCTGCCCACCGAAGGCAAACGCTATTTGCTTTTCGGGTCGAACCAGGCGCAGACCAAAGAGCAGTTCGTCTCGTTTTTCTCGGAGGCGGATTGGCGTGCCAACGTGGCGATGCAGGAAGAGATCGCGCAGATCCGCGAGGACGTCGCGCCGACGTTTCTGCAGGAGCCGCTCACCATCGAGGAGACGGCGGAGAAGTACATCCGGCCGAAGCTCCGCTCGGTGTTCGTCGATCTATGCCGCAAGCCGGTGAACGAGTACCTGGCGCGCTTCCAGTTCAAGAGCGACTTGGTGAAGGCCATGTACGCCGTGACCGACGGCTTTTCCGGGCTCACCGGCTCGTGGGATACGCCAGGCACGGGGATGAATTTCCTCGTCCACAACATGTGCCGCCTGCCCGGCTCCGAGGGCACGTGGATGATCGTGCGCGGGGGCATGGGCACGGTGACGGGGCGCTTGGCCGAGGCCGCGCGCAAGCACGGTGCGCGCATCGACGTGAACGCCGGGGTGAGCAAGCTGATCCTCGAGGGCGGCGTCGCCAAGGGCGTGGTGCTGCACGATGGGACCGAGGTCCGCGCGGGGGTCGTCGTGTGCAACGCGGACCCGTTCCGGATGCGCCAGCTCGTGGGGCGTGAAGCGCTGCCGGGCGACTACAACACGCGGCTCGACGAGTACGGGAAGAAGACGGGCACGACCATGAAGGTGAACCTCGCCCTGCGCGGGCTGCCCAAGTTCACCTGTCTGCCGGAAGATCGCGGGCAGTACGGCGCCACGATCCATTTGCTGCCCAGCGAAGATCGGGTGATCGAGTCGCTCCGGACGGGCTTTGCCGACGTGCAGCAGGGCAAGCTCGCCGAGTTTCCGACCATCGAGTGGTACATCCACACCACGGTCGACCCGTCGCTGCAGGACGCGGAGGGGAACCACAATTCCGCTCTATTCGTGCAATGGGTGCCACGCGAGCTTCGCGGCACGACGTGGGAGGCCGAGGAATCGCGCTATGTGGCGCACCTGCTGTCGATCTGCGACCGCTTCGCACCCGGAACGTCGGATCTCGTGGTGGATACGTTCCCGCTGCACCCGCAGAAAATCGAGCAGCACTTCGGCATCACCCATGGGCACATCCATCACGTCGACAATTCGTTCGGCTTCGCCGATCGGCTCCCCTACGTGACGCCCATCGCCGGGCTCTATTCCTGCAGCGCTGGCTGTCACCCCGCAGGATCGGTGATTGGCGCGGCTGGACACAACGCGGCCATGCGCGTGCTAGGCGATCTCGGGCGCGCGGCTCAATAG
- the ndk gene encoding nucleoside-diphosphate kinase, translated as MPVERTLSIIKPDAVEKNRTGAILAHLEEAGFKILALRRTHLTRAEAEGFYAVHKARPFFGELVEFMTRSPVVIAVLEREDAVNAYRKVMGATDPAKADAGTLRKLFGSSVGENAVHGSDSLENAKIEISYYFPGSLVSPTA; from the coding sequence ATGCCCGTCGAGAGGACACTTTCCATCATCAAGCCCGACGCCGTCGAAAAGAACCGCACCGGCGCAATTCTCGCCCACCTCGAAGAGGCGGGTTTCAAGATCCTGGCCCTGCGCCGCACGCACCTCACGCGCGCCGAAGCCGAAGGCTTCTACGCCGTGCACAAGGCGCGTCCGTTCTTCGGCGAATTGGTCGAGTTCATGACGCGTTCGCCGGTGGTCATCGCCGTGCTCGAGCGTGAAGACGCCGTGAACGCCTACCGCAAAGTGATGGGCGCAACGGATCCCGCGAAGGCCGATGCCGGCACCCTCCGCAAGCTGTTCGGCAGCAGCGTCGGCGAGAACGCCGTTCACGGCTCCGACAGCCTCGAGAACGCGAAGATCGAAATCTCGTACTACTTCCCCGGCTCGCTCGTTTCCCCTACGGCGTAA
- a CDS encoding TlpA family protein disulfide reductase: MKTSLFRFVLVAVLSSALGACGGGGTGGEGGEAKTGGAEGAHSLVGAPGPDFAVESVNGQGKISFKGLEGKVVLVDFWATWCEPCKKSFPKLQGLHTKYKSNGFEIVAVSEDDEKSKDIQDFGTTYGAKFAIGWDDGKNIAKKWEPKSMPSSFVVDRKGVVRFVHLGYHDGEEDELEKEIKSLL; the protein is encoded by the coding sequence ATGAAGACTTCATTGTTCCGTTTCGTGCTGGTGGCCGTGCTCTCCTCCGCGCTCGGCGCGTGCGGTGGTGGAGGGACGGGTGGAGAAGGTGGCGAAGCCAAAACGGGCGGCGCGGAAGGTGCGCACTCGTTGGTTGGAGCTCCCGGTCCGGATTTCGCCGTCGAATCGGTGAACGGACAAGGGAAAATCTCGTTCAAAGGCCTCGAAGGCAAGGTGGTTCTCGTCGATTTCTGGGCAACGTGGTGCGAGCCCTGCAAAAAATCCTTCCCGAAGCTGCAGGGGCTTCACACGAAGTACAAGTCGAACGGCTTCGAGATCGTCGCGGTCTCGGAAGACGACGAGAAGAGCAAAGACATCCAGGACTTCGGTACGACCTACGGTGCCAAGTTCGCGATAGGGTGGGATGACGGGAAGAACATCGCGAAGAAGTGGGAGCCCAAGAGCATGCCCTCTTCGTTCGTGGTCGACCGAAAAGGCGTCGTGCGCTTCGTCCATCTCGGCTATCATGATGGTGAAGAGGACGAGCTCGAGAAGGAAATCAAGAGCCTTCTCTGA
- the sucC gene encoding ADP-forming succinate--CoA ligase subunit beta has protein sequence MKIHEYQGKQIFQKYGVPIPKGYPAFTLEEAEAAATRLVAETGKNVVVVKAQIHAGGRGKGGGVKVAKNGAAEARQLAEKILGMQLVTHQTGPEGQKVRRLYIEQGLDIERELYVGAVVDRDRRRIAFMASTEGGVEIEKVAEETPEKILKVHVDPVVGLLPFQARQLAFGLGLLKHKKETVSQFVKLVSSLYELFVKEDCSLLEINPLVVTKSGDIVALDAKINFDDSGDYRHPNWDELRDAAEEDPVELEAKQAGLNYVSLDGNVGCLVNGAGLAMATMDIIKHYGAKSGVAPANFLDVGGGATQEQVTKAFKMILSSSKVKAIFVNIFGGIMKCDVIAAGVVAAAKDLGLKVPLVVRLEGTNVELGRKILNESGLAISAANDMADGAQKIVRAIAG, from the coding sequence ATGAAAATTCACGAGTACCAAGGGAAGCAGATCTTCCAAAAGTACGGGGTGCCGATCCCCAAAGGTTATCCCGCGTTCACGTTGGAGGAGGCCGAGGCGGCCGCCACGCGATTGGTCGCGGAAACGGGGAAGAACGTCGTGGTGGTGAAAGCCCAGATCCACGCCGGCGGGCGAGGGAAGGGCGGCGGCGTGAAGGTCGCCAAGAATGGCGCCGCGGAGGCGCGGCAGCTCGCCGAGAAGATCCTCGGCATGCAGTTGGTCACGCATCAAACCGGTCCCGAAGGGCAGAAGGTTCGCCGCCTGTACATCGAGCAGGGGCTCGACATCGAGCGCGAGCTGTACGTCGGTGCGGTGGTCGATCGCGATCGCCGGCGCATTGCCTTCATGGCCTCGACCGAAGGCGGCGTCGAAATCGAGAAGGTCGCCGAGGAAACGCCGGAAAAGATTCTCAAGGTGCACGTCGACCCCGTCGTGGGTCTCTTGCCCTTCCAGGCGCGCCAGCTGGCGTTCGGCCTAGGCCTCTTGAAGCACAAGAAAGAGACGGTGAGCCAGTTCGTGAAGCTCGTCTCTTCGCTGTACGAGCTCTTCGTGAAGGAAGACTGCTCGCTGCTCGAGATCAACCCGCTCGTGGTCACCAAGAGCGGCGACATCGTCGCGCTCGACGCGAAGATCAACTTCGACGACAGCGGCGACTACCGCCACCCGAACTGGGACGAGCTGCGCGACGCGGCCGAGGAAGACCCGGTGGAGCTCGAGGCGAAGCAGGCAGGCCTCAACTACGTTTCGCTCGATGGCAACGTCGGCTGTCTGGTCAACGGCGCCGGCCTGGCCATGGCCACGATGGACATCATCAAGCACTACGGCGCGAAGAGCGGCGTTGCGCCGGCGAACTTCCTCGACGTGGGCGGTGGCGCCACGCAGGAGCAGGTCACCAAGGCGTTCAAGATGATCCTCTCCAGCAGCAAGGTGAAGGCCATCTTCGTCAACATCTTCGGCGGCATCATGAAATGCGACGTCATCGCAGCCGGCGTCGTTGCCGCGGCCAAGGATCTCGGCCTGAAGGTGCCGCTGGTCGTTCGCCTCGAGGGCACTAACGTGGAGCTCGGGCGCAAAATCCTCAACGAAAGCGGCCTGGCCATCTCGGCGGCCAACGACATGGCCGACGGCGCGCAGAAGATCGTGCGCGCGATTGCCGGTTGA
- a CDS encoding 2,3,4,5-tetrahydropyridine-2,6-dicarboxylate N-succinyltransferase — MATTHETSRPLIEAAFADRKRLEDPATVKAVLDTIAALDRGELRVASPPTSGAEGEEDGSWVTHSWVKQAILLFFAVQKMETHDVGPFEFYDKIPLKKNYQAAGVRVVPPGVVRYGAFLESGCIVMPGYVNIGARVGERTMVDTWATVGSCAQIGKDVHLSGGVGIGGVLEPPGASPVIVEDGAFIGSRVVVVEGVRVGREAVIGSGVVLTASTTIIDVTGSTPIERKGHVPARSVVIPGSRTKRFPAGDFAIPCALIIGKRNPSTDRKVSLNDALRDFNVPV; from the coding sequence ATGGCCACCACCCACGAGACGTCGCGGCCTCTCATCGAGGCTGCCTTCGCCGATCGCAAACGACTCGAAGATCCCGCCACCGTCAAAGCGGTGTTGGACACCATCGCCGCGCTCGATCGCGGTGAACTTCGCGTCGCCTCGCCGCCCACCTCGGGTGCAGAAGGCGAAGAAGACGGCTCGTGGGTGACGCATAGCTGGGTGAAGCAGGCCATCCTGCTTTTCTTCGCCGTGCAAAAGATGGAGACCCACGACGTCGGTCCCTTCGAATTTTACGACAAGATTCCGCTGAAAAAGAATTACCAGGCCGCGGGCGTGCGCGTGGTGCCGCCCGGTGTGGTTCGCTATGGCGCGTTCCTCGAATCGGGCTGCATCGTCATGCCCGGTTACGTGAACATCGGCGCGCGCGTGGGCGAGCGCACCATGGTCGATACGTGGGCCACCGTGGGCTCGTGCGCGCAGATTGGCAAAGACGTCCATCTGTCCGGCGGCGTGGGCATCGGCGGCGTGTTGGAGCCCCCGGGCGCCAGCCCGGTCATCGTGGAAGATGGCGCCTTCATTGGATCGCGTGTCGTCGTCGTCGAAGGTGTCCGCGTTGGACGCGAGGCCGTCATTGGCTCCGGTGTGGTGCTCACGGCATCCACGACCATCATCGACGTAACGGGCTCGACCCCCATCGAGCGAAAAGGCCACGTCCCTGCACGCAGCGTGGTCATTCCGGGAAGCCGCACCAAGCGTTTCCCTGCTGGGGACTTCGCGATACCTTGTGCGCTCATCATCGGGAAGCGAAACCCGAGTACGGATCGGAAGGTAAGTCTGAACGATGCGCTCCGTGATTTTAACGTCCCCGTTTGA
- a CDS encoding GGDEF domain-containing protein, giving the protein MSGPRDRDGGTSQRSQTLIVQAPESIKRTRSKAVLTTATGTQTARVHVLAPAEIVTMGRGDDCTLRFDDASVSGSHARILMVGGEYVFADNRSTNGSYVNDVRIDGAVPLKDGDRIRLGPHCMLRFNVVDDDEEAALKRMYEAALYDGLTKVYNRKHLEERLDVEVAFAIRHATELSVILLDVDHFKKVNDTYGHLAGDAVLRTAAQVMSHGLRQEDLLARYGGEEFVVVARGTAVANATLVADRLRNSIAATMIPFEEHLLHVTVSAGVASLRDCGPRIEKATPTSVPSLKTSLLGAADQRLYAAKQAGRNRVIGA; this is encoded by the coding sequence ATGTCGGGTCCTCGTGACCGGGATGGTGGGACATCGCAGCGTTCCCAAACGCTCATCGTGCAGGCGCCCGAGTCGATCAAGCGCACTCGTTCCAAGGCGGTGTTGACCACCGCCACGGGCACGCAAACTGCGCGCGTTCACGTCCTCGCCCCAGCGGAAATCGTGACGATGGGGCGCGGGGACGATTGTACGTTGCGCTTCGACGACGCCAGCGTTTCGGGCAGCCACGCGCGCATTCTGATGGTGGGCGGCGAATACGTCTTCGCCGACAATCGCTCCACGAACGGCAGCTACGTGAACGACGTCCGCATCGACGGCGCCGTGCCGCTCAAGGATGGCGATCGCATTCGGCTGGGGCCGCATTGCATGCTGCGCTTCAATGTCGTCGACGATGACGAGGAAGCCGCCCTCAAGCGCATGTACGAGGCCGCCCTCTACGATGGGCTCACGAAGGTGTACAACCGCAAGCACCTCGAGGAGCGGCTCGACGTGGAGGTCGCTTTCGCGATCCGCCATGCGACGGAGCTGTCGGTGATTTTGCTCGACGTCGATCACTTCAAAAAGGTGAACGATACGTACGGGCATTTGGCGGGTGATGCGGTGCTGCGCACGGCGGCGCAGGTCATGTCGCACGGGTTGCGCCAGGAGGATCTGCTCGCACGTTACGGAGGCGAGGAGTTCGTCGTGGTGGCGCGCGGCACGGCGGTGGCGAATGCGACGCTCGTGGCGGACCGTTTGCGCAATTCGATTGCCGCGACGATGATTCCCTTCGAGGAGCACTTGCTCCACGTCACCGTGAGCGCCGGCGTGGCCTCGCTGCGCGATTGCGGTCCGCGCATCGAGAAGGCCACGCCAACGAGCGTCCCCTCGCTGAAAACGAGCCTCCTCGGCGCCGCCGATCAGAGGCTCTACGCCGCCAAGCAGGCAGGCCGCAATCGCGTGATTGGCGCTTGA
- a CDS encoding NAD(P)-dependent oxidoreductase, whose amino-acid sequence MRILVTGSAGHLGEALVRTLRKHPDHQVIGLDIAASPFTDVTGSILDRALVKRTLEGVDAVLHAATLHKPHVATHTRQAFVDTNVTGTLNLLEESVAARVGAFIFTSTTSTFGRALTPAPGEPATWITEDVVPIPKNIYGVTKLAAENLCELFQRNLGLPCLVLRTSRFFPEEDDHKGTREAYEDGNAKANEFLYRRVDIEDIVSAHLLAIDKARALGFRKYIISATTPFTQGDLVDLQRDAAAVVARHVPEFAEEYAKRGWKMFPGIERVYVNERARTELGWRPRYDFAYVVDCLRHGREPRSELAREVGAKGYHAETFEHGPYPVD is encoded by the coding sequence GTGAGAATTCTCGTTACAGGGAGCGCCGGCCATCTGGGCGAGGCGCTCGTGCGCACGCTGCGAAAGCACCCGGACCACCAGGTCATTGGGCTCGACATCGCAGCGTCGCCCTTCACGGATGTCACGGGCTCGATCCTGGATCGGGCCCTGGTGAAGCGCACCCTGGAGGGCGTGGACGCCGTGCTGCACGCGGCGACACTGCACAAGCCGCACGTGGCGACGCACACGCGCCAGGCCTTCGTGGACACGAATGTCACGGGGACGTTGAACCTGCTCGAGGAATCGGTGGCCGCCCGTGTGGGTGCCTTCATCTTCACGAGCACCACGAGCACCTTTGGCCGCGCGCTGACGCCGGCGCCGGGGGAGCCCGCCACGTGGATCACGGAGGACGTGGTCCCCATTCCGAAGAACATTTACGGCGTGACGAAGCTCGCAGCGGAAAACCTGTGCGAGCTCTTTCAGCGAAACCTCGGCCTGCCTTGCCTCGTGCTGCGGACCTCGCGCTTCTTCCCCGAGGAAGATGACCACAAGGGCACGCGCGAAGCGTACGAAGACGGCAACGCGAAGGCCAACGAGTTCCTCTACCGCCGCGTCGACATCGAGGACATCGTCAGCGCGCACCTTCTCGCGATCGACAAGGCGCGCGCGCTCGGCTTTCGCAAGTACATCATCAGCGCCACCACGCCCTTCACGCAGGGCGATCTCGTCGATCTCCAGCGCGATGCCGCCGCCGTCGTGGCGCGCCATGTTCCGGAGTTCGCCGAGGAGTACGCGAAGCGCGGTTGGAAGATGTTCCCGGGCATCGAGCGCGTGTACGTCAATGAGCGCGCGCGCACGGAGCTGGGCTGGCGCCCGCGTTACGACTTCGCCTACGTCGTCGATTGCCTGCGCCACGGCCGCGAGCCCCGCAGCGAATTGGCCCGAGAGGTGGGCGCGAAGGGCTACCACGCCGAGACCTTCGAGCACGGCCCGTACCCGGTCGATTAA
- the dapE gene encoding succinyl-diaminopimelate desuccinylase has protein sequence MRSVILTSPFDVFSGALDETLLWLCAIPSPIGEEDAICDAVQARLQKEELAGPIRRYGNSIVVPLTRGRRSMGGERPPHIALVGHLDTVRTENGPARIDGDRIYGAGAADMKSGLAVMIALAETTRPLLPCDVTLVFYAKEEGPFADNELGPVLEQDPELGTVDLAVCLEPSDNRLQLGCNGSLHATVTFEGRTAHSSRPWQGDNAIVKAAALLTELGKLQPDDHVLDGHTYRGVVTVTQAKDGGRGRNVVPDVFSLNLNYRFPPDVSIEDAEARLRALVIGPAHEHGWDGPEPRIEITDRSPAAPPNGNHPLIAKLIEAGVKSVEPKQAWTDVARFAARGIPAVNFGPGENAQAHQKNESTSLALMHDGFQIMKRWLLSL, from the coding sequence ATGCGCTCCGTGATTTTAACGTCCCCGTTTGACGTCTTCTCCGGCGCACTCGACGAAACGCTCCTCTGGCTTTGTGCAATCCCTTCGCCCATCGGCGAGGAGGACGCCATTTGCGACGCCGTGCAAGCGCGGCTCCAGAAGGAGGAGCTCGCCGGGCCCATTCGCCGTTACGGCAATTCCATCGTCGTCCCGCTGACGCGCGGTCGCCGATCCATGGGCGGCGAGCGCCCGCCGCACATCGCGCTGGTGGGCCACCTCGATACGGTGCGCACCGAAAATGGCCCCGCACGCATCGACGGCGATCGCATTTACGGCGCCGGCGCGGCGGACATGAAGAGCGGTCTCGCGGTGATGATCGCCTTGGCCGAAACCACGCGACCCCTGCTTCCGTGCGACGTCACCCTGGTCTTCTACGCGAAGGAAGAGGGACCTTTCGCGGACAATGAACTCGGCCCCGTGCTCGAGCAAGATCCCGAACTCGGCACCGTCGATCTCGCGGTGTGCCTGGAGCCGTCGGACAATCGCCTGCAACTCGGTTGCAATGGCTCGTTGCACGCCACCGTGACCTTCGAAGGCCGGACGGCGCACAGCTCGCGCCCCTGGCAGGGCGACAACGCCATCGTGAAGGCGGCGGCGCTGCTCACGGAGCTGGGAAAGCTTCAGCCCGACGACCACGTCCTCGACGGCCACACCTACCGCGGTGTCGTTACCGTCACGCAGGCCAAGGATGGGGGCCGCGGACGCAACGTCGTGCCCGACGTCTTCTCGCTCAACCTGAATTACCGATTTCCGCCCGACGTCTCCATCGAGGACGCCGAGGCCCGCCTGCGCGCCCTGGTGATTGGCCCCGCGCACGAGCACGGCTGGGACGGCCCCGAGCCGCGCATCGAAATCACCGACCGGAGCCCTGCCGCCCCGCCCAATGGCAACCATCCGTTGATTGCCAAGTTGATCGAAGCTGGTGTGAAATCGGTGGAGCCGAAGCAAGCCTGGACCGATGTGGCACGGTTCGCGGCGCGCGGAATTCCGGCGGTCAACTTCGGTCCCGGTGAAAATGCGCAGGCTCATCAGAAGAACGAATCGACATCCCTCGCGCTGATGCACGACGGATTTCAAATCATGAAGCGCTGGTTGTTATCGCTCTAA